In the Oreochromis aureus strain Israel breed Guangdong linkage group 14, ZZ_aureus, whole genome shotgun sequence genome, one interval contains:
- the LOC116313823 gene encoding protein FAM124B isoform X1: MLRRAAVLKRADDENVDSGAETAESDCSRMSSSGIDLVSRRVRQQRQQQLLLMHLHLLANPGDSLLLQHTLDRLLRWLCPSLRIFHVSERASPFRTYPRLCPVAGYPSLAITFFLHEAYGEERILKVLDFFQRPPWHYHHTESCGSRTGGIHITSSSSPSNALLRPYLLPSRDFYSLGAGMPVWGVRPVHCGGEILRVTLYSAYDNYEDAVRLYETVLQRQAEEQKAGFCWFTLHMEPGLCLQLALKQLSPGVRVEPCSSAVLQFSVEEIGQLVPLLPNPCTPISATRWQTEDLDGNKVLFQVQTPAQPQRPLTCAFPLTGSSMPPRGMQLSSSGHSLSPCSLTSPLSGQTHRHAQRPRSDPILEKLHGGSGGAESLGSGSCCSTPPGSSCYSSQRSSPAPVSTSNHPDSPLRPSITHSLSHLLLEEDEEEPETNVDTGAAVSPRPDSAVKAMTRSSSLDLLVTLQSERPTTVGASAVEELAKEPSDCLQGTHTHLQRSSGTWGSGGGTDASRTRQSPSNRPLVANRTIAEPAGRNCEEPLDEFFI; encoded by the exons ATGTTGCGCCGAGCGGCGGTGTTGAAGAGAGCCGACGATGAAAACGTGGACTCCGGAGCTGAAACTGCCGA atcAGACTGCAGCAGGATGTCGTCGTCTGGCA TCGACCTCGTGAGCAGGCGGGTCAgacagcagcggcagcagcagctcctgCTAATGCACTTGCATCTGCTGGCTAACCCCGGAGACTCCCTGCTGTTGCAGCACACCCTGGACCGCCTGCTGCGCTGGCTCTGCCCGAGCCTACGCATCTTCCACGTGTCGGAGAGGGCCTCGCCATTCAGAACTTACCCCCGCCTCTGTCCCGTGGCTG GCTACCCGTCTCTGGCCATCACTTTCTTCCTGCACGAGGCCTATGGAGAGGAACGAATCCTCAAAGTGCTGGACTTCTTCCAGCGGCCTCCCTGGCACTATCATCACACGGAGAGTTGTGGCAGCCGAACCGGAGGGATCCACATTACTTCCAGCAGCTCGCCCTCCAACGCCCTGCTGCGGCCCTACCTCCTGCCCAGTAGAGACTTTTATAGCCTGGGTGCGGGGATGCCGGTGTGGGGAGTTCGACCAGTGCACTGTGGGGGTGAGATACTACGTGTGACGCTGTACAGTGCGTATGACAATTATGAGGATGCTGTGCGGCTCTATGAGACGGTGCTGCAGCGACAGGCAGAGGAGCAGAAGGCAGGATTCTGCTGGTTCACCCTGCACATGG AGCCTGGGCTCTGCCTACAGCTGGCTTTAAAGCAGCTGTCACCAGGAGTTCGGGTGGAGCCATGCAGCTCTGCTGTGCTACAGTTTAGTGTGGAAGAAATTGGCCAGCTGGTTCCCTTGCTGCCAAACCCGTGTACCCCCATCAGCGCTACACGCTGGCAGACTGAAGACCTCGACGGCAACAAGGTTCTCTTTCAG GTGCAAACCCCGGCACAACCTCAGCGACCTCTGACCTGTGCTTTCCCCCTGACTGGCTCGAGCATGCCTCCTCGAGGAATGCAACTCAGCAGCTCGGGACACAGCCTCTCACCCTGCAGCCTTACATCTCCTCTGTCCGGGCAAACGCACAGGCACG CCCAGAGACCGCGCAGCGACcccatcttggagaagcttcaTGGAGGAAGTGGTGGAGCGGAGAGCCTGGGATCGGGAAGCTGCTGTAGCACTCCTCCTGGCAGCTCCTGTTACTCGTCCCAGCGGAGCAGCCCCGCTccagtctcaacctccaaccaCCCCGACTCTCCGCTGCGTCCCTCCATCACCCACTCTCTCTCCCATCTCCTTCTggaagaggacgaggaggagcCGGAGACCAACGTTGACACGGGAGCGGCCGTCTCTCCTCGCCCAGACTCAGCAGTCAAAGCGATGACTCGCTCCTCCTCTCTGGACCTTTTGGTGACCCTCCAGTCAGAGAGACCCACAACAGTTGGAGCTTCAGCTGTCGAGGAGCTGGCCAAGGAGCCGAGTGATTGTTTGCAAGGGACGCACACACACCTTCAGAGGTCGTCTGGGACTTGGGGCTCTGGTGGTGGAACAGATGCAAGCAGGACCAGGCAAAGCCCCTCCAACAGGCCCCTGGTAGCAAACAGGACTATTGCTGAGCCGGCAGGGAGGAACTGTGAGGAACCGCTGGATGAGTTCTTCATCTAA
- the LOC116313823 gene encoding protein FAM124B isoform X2, with product MKTWTPELKLPSESDCSRMSSSGIDLVSRRVRQQRQQQLLLMHLHLLANPGDSLLLQHTLDRLLRWLCPSLRIFHVSERASPFRTYPRLCPVAGYPSLAITFFLHEAYGEERILKVLDFFQRPPWHYHHTESCGSRTGGIHITSSSSPSNALLRPYLLPSRDFYSLGAGMPVWGVRPVHCGGEILRVTLYSAYDNYEDAVRLYETVLQRQAEEQKAGFCWFTLHMEPGLCLQLALKQLSPGVRVEPCSSAVLQFSVEEIGQLVPLLPNPCTPISATRWQTEDLDGNKVLFQVQTPAQPQRPLTCAFPLTGSSMPPRGMQLSSSGHSLSPCSLTSPLSGQTHRHAQRPRSDPILEKLHGGSGGAESLGSGSCCSTPPGSSCYSSQRSSPAPVSTSNHPDSPLRPSITHSLSHLLLEEDEEEPETNVDTGAAVSPRPDSAVKAMTRSSSLDLLVTLQSERPTTVGASAVEELAKEPSDCLQGTHTHLQRSSGTWGSGGGTDASRTRQSPSNRPLVANRTIAEPAGRNCEEPLDEFFI from the exons ATGAAAACGTGGACTCCGGAGCTGAAACTGCCGAGTGA atcAGACTGCAGCAGGATGTCGTCGTCTGGCA TCGACCTCGTGAGCAGGCGGGTCAgacagcagcggcagcagcagctcctgCTAATGCACTTGCATCTGCTGGCTAACCCCGGAGACTCCCTGCTGTTGCAGCACACCCTGGACCGCCTGCTGCGCTGGCTCTGCCCGAGCCTACGCATCTTCCACGTGTCGGAGAGGGCCTCGCCATTCAGAACTTACCCCCGCCTCTGTCCCGTGGCTG GCTACCCGTCTCTGGCCATCACTTTCTTCCTGCACGAGGCCTATGGAGAGGAACGAATCCTCAAAGTGCTGGACTTCTTCCAGCGGCCTCCCTGGCACTATCATCACACGGAGAGTTGTGGCAGCCGAACCGGAGGGATCCACATTACTTCCAGCAGCTCGCCCTCCAACGCCCTGCTGCGGCCCTACCTCCTGCCCAGTAGAGACTTTTATAGCCTGGGTGCGGGGATGCCGGTGTGGGGAGTTCGACCAGTGCACTGTGGGGGTGAGATACTACGTGTGACGCTGTACAGTGCGTATGACAATTATGAGGATGCTGTGCGGCTCTATGAGACGGTGCTGCAGCGACAGGCAGAGGAGCAGAAGGCAGGATTCTGCTGGTTCACCCTGCACATGG AGCCTGGGCTCTGCCTACAGCTGGCTTTAAAGCAGCTGTCACCAGGAGTTCGGGTGGAGCCATGCAGCTCTGCTGTGCTACAGTTTAGTGTGGAAGAAATTGGCCAGCTGGTTCCCTTGCTGCCAAACCCGTGTACCCCCATCAGCGCTACACGCTGGCAGACTGAAGACCTCGACGGCAACAAGGTTCTCTTTCAG GTGCAAACCCCGGCACAACCTCAGCGACCTCTGACCTGTGCTTTCCCCCTGACTGGCTCGAGCATGCCTCCTCGAGGAATGCAACTCAGCAGCTCGGGACACAGCCTCTCACCCTGCAGCCTTACATCTCCTCTGTCCGGGCAAACGCACAGGCACG CCCAGAGACCGCGCAGCGACcccatcttggagaagcttcaTGGAGGAAGTGGTGGAGCGGAGAGCCTGGGATCGGGAAGCTGCTGTAGCACTCCTCCTGGCAGCTCCTGTTACTCGTCCCAGCGGAGCAGCCCCGCTccagtctcaacctccaaccaCCCCGACTCTCCGCTGCGTCCCTCCATCACCCACTCTCTCTCCCATCTCCTTCTggaagaggacgaggaggagcCGGAGACCAACGTTGACACGGGAGCGGCCGTCTCTCCTCGCCCAGACTCAGCAGTCAAAGCGATGACTCGCTCCTCCTCTCTGGACCTTTTGGTGACCCTCCAGTCAGAGAGACCCACAACAGTTGGAGCTTCAGCTGTCGAGGAGCTGGCCAAGGAGCCGAGTGATTGTTTGCAAGGGACGCACACACACCTTCAGAGGTCGTCTGGGACTTGGGGCTCTGGTGGTGGAACAGATGCAAGCAGGACCAGGCAAAGCCCCTCCAACAGGCCCCTGGTAGCAAACAGGACTATTGCTGAGCCGGCAGGGAGGAACTGTGAGGAACCGCTGGATGAGTTCTTCATCTAA